One stretch of Bombus pascuorum chromosome 14, iyBomPasc1.1, whole genome shotgun sequence DNA includes these proteins:
- the LOC132914238 gene encoding transient receptor potential cation channel trpm isoform X3 — MHIRIKMAMGSIICGANTPKMKRKKAKVTERSWIEATFQKRECSKFIPSADDEHKFMQVKGDKNAEYDVITTSRCCCGYSYTHHCRAGIDVQSYTPSNTKEEDREQWSPGKNTRPFPTDAYGTIEFQGGPHPTKAQYVRLAYDTRPEPIVQLLCREWNLGLPKLLITVHGGRSNFELQPTLKKVLRKGLLKAAKTTGAWIFTGGTNTGVTRQVGDALLLERSQRQGRVVSIGIAPWGILDKSHELVGRGGEVPYECLSSPWSKYAVLNNRHAYFLLVDNGTGGRYGAEIVLRRRLEKYISNLKLQPYTHSSIPVVALVIEGGTNTIRSVLEYVTDVPPVPVVVCDGSGRAADLIAFMHKYASEGDGENGENEGPLESMRGHLLDTIKRTFKVSSEQASQLYSELLQCTRKKHLITVFRISQERPQELDQTILTALFKSKQLSPAEQLSLSLIWNRVDIARCEIFVYGQNWPSGALEQAMMQALQHDRIDFVKLLLENGVSMRKFLSIPRLEELYNTKEGPSNTLGYILRDVRPNIPRGYMYTLHDIGLVINKLMGGAYRSQYTRRRFRMIYTKVMKRSGAHPQHMHRNSCVLGSTSRYYSGSGSKQDSLTMSLLAETLPANRDTPLFDYPFNELLIWAVLTKRQQMALLMWQHGEEALAKALVALKLYKAMAHEAAEDDLETEVYDELRSYGKEFENIALELLDYCYRQDDDQTKQLLTSELQNWSGQTCLSLAVTANHRPLLAHPCSQIILADLWMGGLRTRKNTNLKVILGLVCPFYIMCLEFKSREELQLMPQTQEEHLISLEDEKEDSDSEHGIPTGPDVEKRQRRSLSVRNKSSSQQGAKALISNEHTTVIKETIVQENGKVLTDNDDGIHRTYGINSDYYDIKNSRPLRLRKKLYEFFTAPITKFWANAIAYIIFLVLFSYSILVLMDDYPSLAEIYAIAYICTLGCEKVREIATSEPATLSHKFSVWAWNMWNPCDAAAIIFFQIGLALRLRHSTLDVGRVIYCVDSIYWYLRILNIISVNKYFGPLVTMMGKMVKNMTYFVVLLIVVLMSFGVTRQAILNPNAEPKLRIIRDIFMEPYFMLYGEVYADNIDPDCGNEPGMVPCLPGRWITPTVMSIYLLIANILLINLLIAVFNNIFNEVNAVAHQVWMFQRFTVVMEYEQKPVLPPPLIVVSHIYLVAKYLLRYVTQGKANTGETYDNGLKLFLEADDMERLYDFEEDCVEGYFREQELKLQMSTEERVKITTERVENMHSKIEDIDKKGNTQNASLQAVEFRMRKVEELNEQILAHLGVIHRFMATHMPNMEGLSSFDIDGRQRRVSERSEVLSETDSHTQLPAIAIKRKRLVRSMTDGTFLNLGPSIDDDVLMNVKHSETAISRENLSRNESSISGDGHTVQDDIKTITSQETEASKVDGEGETLKKDSHSDSREVSREPSREPSGEPSSKEPSTEPSRQTSRELSRETSKEATSKEPSREASSEAPASEPIPRQDSTERPIRQNSRTRSESDDVTIFPPSNISRGVTWAEPRVAVIPSSSTGSTQRSILLAMHAEYTSITDELESYCGLLSPPRTPPISPPPSRARNLSEMSNPEMAWQIENEHLRDAEECDYQQMEDLIQRRYIADDEEHLHTDEATLFISNEHRHQLRRASAIDEESRRPPPTICVTREIEQTLSRPPIRDSESSDPNDKNLSTVPAPASETMC; from the exons ATGCATATACGTATCAAGATGGCAATGGGAAGTATTATTTGTGGAGCCAACACTCCtaaaatgaagagaaaaaaggcaAAG gtaACTGAACGCAGTTGGATAGAGGCAACTTTTCAAAAAAGAGAATGCTCAAAATTTATTCCTAGTGCTGATGATGAACACAA GTTTATGCAAGTAAAGGGAGATAAGAATGCAGAGTATGATGTGATCACTACTTCCAG ATGTTGTTGTGGATATTCTTATACTCATCACTGCAGAGCTGGTATAGATGTTCAAAGTTACACTCCTAGTAATACCAAAGAAGAAGATCGAGAACAATGGTCTCCTGGAAAAAATACACGTCCATTTCCTACTGATGCATATGGTACCATTGAATTTCAAGGTGGACCTCATCCAACTAAAGCTCAA TATGTGAGACTTGCTTATGACACAAGGCCAGAACCAATAGTACAATTGTTGTGTCGAGAATGGAATCTGGGATTACCTAAGCTACTAATAACCGTGCATGGTGGTCGATCTAATTTTGAACTGCAGCCAACTTTGAAAAAAGTTCTAAGGAAAGGTTTGCTGAAGGCTGCAAAGACAACTGGTGCATGGATATTCACAGGTGGAACTAATACAG GTGTAACAAGACAAGTAGGAGATGCCCTGCTATTAGAAAGATCTCAAAGACAAGGTCGGGTTGTAAGTATTGGCATAGCACCATGGGGAATTTTAGACAAAAGTCATGAACTTGTAGGCCGTGGAGGTGAAGTACCTTATGAATGTCTTTCATCTCCGTG GTCTAAATATGCTGTTTTAAACAATCGTcatgcatattttttattggtGGATAACGGTACCGGTGGTCGATATGGTGCAGAAATTGTGCTGCGTAGaagattggaaaaatatatttctaatctaAAATTACAGCCAT ACACACACAGCAGTATTCCTGTCGTGGCATTGGTAATTGAAGGAGGAACAAATACGATTCGATCAGTTTTAGAGTATGTTACAGATGTTCCTCCTGTTCCTGTAGTAGTCTGCGATGGATCAGGTCGTGCAGCTGATCTCATCGCTTTTATGCATAA ataCGCGTCTGAAGGAGATGGAGAGAATGGAGAGAATGAGGGACCATTAGAAAGTATGAGAGGACATCTTTTAGATACTATCAAACGCACTTTCAAAGTATCCTCTGAACAGGCATCACAACTGTACTCTGAACTTTTGCAATGTACCCGTAAGAAACATTTG ATAACAGTATTTAGAATAAGTCAAGAGCGGCCACAGGAACTTGACCAAACGATTCTGACAGCTCTGTTCAAGTCCAAGCAATTATCCCCTGCTGAGCAGCTATCGTTATCTTTAATTTGGAATAGAGTGGACATAGCACGCTGTGAAATATTTGTGTATGGTCAAAATTGGCCATCGGGTGCTCTGGAACAGGCAATGATGCAAGCTTTGCAACACGATCGAATTGACTTCGTGAAACTTCTCTTAGAAAATGGAGTCTCTATGCGTAAATTCTTGTCTATACCTCGCCTTGAGGAATTGTACAATACC aaagaaGGCCCTTCGAACACACTGGGCTACATTCTCCGCGACGTTCGACCAAATATTCCACGGGGTTACATGTACACACTGCACGATATCGGCCtcgtgataaataaattaatgggTGGCGCGTATCGGTCGCAGTACACACGCAGAAGATTCCGTATGATCTATACCAAAGTGATGAAGAGATCTGGAGCACATCCTCAACATATGCATCGAAATAGCTGCGTCCTGGGTAGCACTAGTCGTTACTATTCGGGATCTGGTAGTAAACAGGATAGTTTAACAATGAGTTTGCTCGCTGAAACTTTACCAGCTAATCGAGACACGCCGCTTTTTGATTATCCTTTCAATGAGTTGCTTATATGGGCTGTGTTAACTAAACGACAGCAAATGGCACTATTAATGTGGCAACATGGGGAAGAAGCTTTAGCAAAAGCACTCGTTGCTCTTAAATTGTATAAGGCTATGGCGCACGAGGCTGCTGAGGATGATCTTGAAACGGAAGTTTATGACGAATTGCGGAGTTATGggaaagaatttgaaaatattg cTTTGGAATTGTTAGATTATTGTTATCGTCAAGATGACGATCAAACGAAACAGCTATTGACTTCTGAACTTCAAAATTGGTCTGGTCAAACATGTCTTTCATTGGCAGTCACGGCTAATCATCGACCACTTTTAGCACACCCTTGTAGCCAAATTATTTTAGCTGATTTATGGATGGGAGGTCTTCGTACGAGAAAGAATACGAATTTAAAG gTCATACTTGGGTTAGTTTGTCCATTTTATATAATGTGTTTGGAATTTAAAAGTCGCGAGGAATTGCAGCTGATGCCACAAACTCAGGAAGAACATTTGATCTCTCTCGAAGATGAGAAAGAAGATAGTGATTCAGAGCATGGTATACCAACAGGTCCAGATGTTgag AAACGTCAGCGCAGGAGCCTGAGCGTACGCAACAAATCCAGCAGCCAACAAGGCGCTAAG GCTTTAATCAGCAATGAACACACTACTGTCATCAAGGAGACAATTGTACAAGAAAATGGTAAAGTACTGACAGATAACGATGATGGAATTCATCGTACATATGGTATAAACTCTGACTACTATGACATCAAGAACAGCAGGCCATTGAGATTGaggaaaaaattatatgaattttttacagCTCCCATCACAAAATTTTGGGCTAATGCT atagcATACATTATTTTCTTGGTTCTCTTCTCATACTCCATTCTCGTACTTATGGATGATTATCCATCATTAGCAGAGATTTATGCCATTGCATATATTTGTACATTAGGATGTGAAAAAGTACGAGAAATAGCAACATCTGAACCAGCTACTCTTTCACATAAATTTAGTGTTTGGGCATGGAATATGTGGAATCCTTGTGATGCAGCTgccattattttttttcaaattggttTAGCTTTACGCTTAAGACACTCAACTCTCGATGTTGGTCGTGTCATCTATTGCGTTGATTCCATTTATTGGTACTTAAggatattgaatattattagcGTAAATAAGTACTTTG GTCCTTTAGTTACAATGATGGGAAAAATGGTGAAAAATATGACATACTTTGTGGTACTTTTAATAGTGGTATTAATGAGTTTTGGAGTCACTCGACAGGCAATTTTGAACCCTAATGCTGAACCGAAATTGAGGATTATTCGTGAT atatttatggaaccatattttatgttatacgGAGAGGTGTATGCCGACAACATAGATCCAGATTGCGGGAACGAACCAGGAATGGTTCCATGTTTACCAGGCCGGTGGATCACACCTACTGTAATGTccatttatcttttaattgcaaacatattgttaataaatctTTTGATTGCTGTattcaacaatattttcaatgaaGTAAACGCGGTGGCGCACCAAGTTTGGATGTTCCAACGTTTTACTGTTGTTATGGAGTATGAACAGAAACCTGTTTTACCTCCTCCGCTCATTGTAGTTTCTCATATATATCTGGTGGCGAAATATTTGCTGCGATATGTAACACAAGGGAAAGCAAACACTGGTGAAACTTACGACAATGGACTGAAGTTGTTCTTAGAGGCAGACGACATGGAGCGTCTCTACGATTTTGAAGAGGATTGTGTTGAAGGATACTTTCGTGAGCAAGAGCTGAAACTGCAAATGTCTACAGAGGAACGTGTTAAAATTACCACAGAAAGAGTGGAGAATATGCATTCGAAGATCGAAGACATTGACAAAAAAGGGAATACTCAAAATGCATCTCTTCAA GCAGTGGAGTTTCGTATGCGCAAAGTGGAAGAATTAAATGAACAGATTTTGGCACATCTAGGAGTCATCCACCGATTCATGGCTACTCACATGCCCAACATGGAGGGCTTATCTAGTTTTGATATAGACGGTCGTCAGCGTAGGGTATCAGAACGCTCAGAAGTTCTGTCAGAAACAGATTCTCATACCCAACTACCAGCCATTGCGATTAAACGTAAGAGATTGGTTCGATCGATGACCGATGGCACTTTCCTTAACCTAGGCCCATCAATAGATGATGATGTGCTGATGAATGTGAAACATTCGGAAACTGCTATATCCCGAGAGAACCTCAGTAGGAACGAGTCTTCTATAAGTGGAGATGGACACACTGTTCAAGATGACATAAAGACAATCACAAGCCAGGAAACTGAAGCGAGCAAAGTAGATGGTGAAGGAGAGACCCTAAAGAAGGATTCGCATTCTGACAGCAGAGAGGTAAGCAGAGAGCCAAGCAGAGAACCAAGTGGAGAGCCAAGTAGCAAAGAACCAAGTACGGAACCAAGTAGACAAACGAGTAGAGAATTAAGTAGGGAAACGAGCAAAGAAGCTACAAGCAAAGAACCGAGCAGAGAAGCCAGCAGCGAAGCTCCAGCTTCGGAACCTATTCCTAGGCAAGATTCTACAGAACGACCTATTAGACAAAATAGTAGAACACGTTCAGAGTCAGATGATGTAACGATTTTTCCACCATCGAACATATCAAGAGGAGTAACGTGGGCTGAGCCACGTGTTGCAGTCATTCCATCGTCTTCAACAGGTAGCACGCAGAGGTCTATTCTATTAGCCATGCATGCAGAATATACAAGCATAACGGATGAGCTGGAGAGCTACTGTGGCCTTCTAAGTCCACCTCGAACACCGCCAATTTCTCCACCACCTTCGAGAGCTAGAAACTTATCCGAAATGTCTAACCCTGAGATGGCTTGGCAAATTGAGAATGAACATCTACGTGATGCTGAGGAGTGTGATTACCAACAGATGGAAGATTTAATACAGAGGAGGTACATCGCAGATGACGAGGAGCATTTGCATACTGATGAAGCTACCCTCTTCATATCGAACGAACACAGGCACCAACTTCGAAGAGCTTCTGCCATCGATGAAGAGTCTCGAAGGCCTCCACCTACAATTTGCGTGACCAGGGAGATCGAGCAAACGCTTTCAAGGCCACCGATCCGGGACTCAGAAAGCTCAGATCCTAACGACAAGAATCTGAGTACGGTACCTGCTCCAGCGTCAGAGACCATGTGCTAA